The following proteins are encoded in a genomic region of Streptococcus sp. 29892:
- a CDS encoding GtrA family protein, protein MKKLFYQLINNEVILYLIAGVAATLVYMVTRMGLFLVIPSILLVTLLANAVAILFAFWTNDRFVFKQEHNGWPQRLVKFVSARIATLVMDMALAYLLVQAYPQLIGQFVNHDLALVNVISTLFSQVLVIVLNYFLSKLFIFKDTK, encoded by the coding sequence ATGAAAAAGCTATTTTATCAACTCATAAACAACGAAGTCATTCTTTATTTGATTGCAGGTGTCGCAGCAACCCTGGTCTATATGGTCACTCGAATGGGACTATTTCTAGTCATCCCTTCCATTCTCCTAGTCACCCTTTTGGCAAATGCGGTTGCCATCCTCTTTGCCTTCTGGACCAACGACCGTTTTGTCTTTAAGCAAGAACATAATGGCTGGCCTCAGCGACTGGTCAAGTTTGTATCTGCCCGCATCGCAACCTTGGTTATGGATATGGCCCTAGCCTACTTGCTAGTTCAAGCCTATCCACAATTGATAGGGCAGTTCGTCAATCATGACCTAGCACTTGTCAATGTCATTTCCACACTCTTCTCACAGGTATTGGTTATCGTGCTCAACTATTTCTTGAGTAAATTGTTTATTTTTAAAGATACGAAATGA
- a CDS encoding YihY/virulence factor BrkB family protein, translating to MKKTKIIEGLKTFCSTFFSFYRNADIDVTSVAVAYYLLIGIFPILLTLANLLPYFPFDIDLVLSVVAEFVPDRLYPSVSDFITSILTKPSSSWLGISIATTLWTLSRSMTILQKAVNKAYGINEHRDFIVGHLIGIFLGIGLQVIILLSMTLLTFGQVIISYLSQLFPLNNQWLRGLLSQTQLVGLIALFVGLLMLYFFLPNIRIQKIRYILPGTSFVLLVMTSVGKLFTIYVDNYANRLLDFRMVTAVIFLVFMLWFIFMAQVLIIGAVINASVQSMQVEEFHARDGDIVSILNRIKSRFTPIDKE from the coding sequence ATGAAGAAAACCAAAATAATTGAAGGTTTGAAAACATTCTGCTCGACCTTCTTTTCTTTTTATCGGAATGCGGATATAGATGTGACCAGTGTGGCGGTGGCCTACTATTTGCTAATCGGTATTTTTCCGATTTTGTTAACCTTGGCCAATCTACTTCCGTATTTTCCATTCGACATTGACTTGGTTTTGTCGGTTGTGGCTGAATTTGTACCTGACAGGCTCTATCCTTCAGTATCGGACTTTATCACCTCTATTTTGACCAAGCCGTCGTCGTCTTGGTTAGGAATTTCGATTGCGACGACCCTGTGGACCCTGTCGCGCAGTATGACCATCTTGCAAAAGGCCGTCAACAAGGCCTATGGTATCAATGAGCATCGAGATTTTATTGTCGGGCATTTGATAGGCATATTTTTAGGAATTGGTTTACAAGTCATTATTCTGCTGAGTATGACCCTCCTGACTTTTGGTCAGGTCATTATTTCTTATCTTAGTCAACTTTTTCCGCTAAATAATCAGTGGCTAAGAGGACTGCTTAGTCAGACGCAATTAGTGGGTCTAATCGCCTTATTTGTAGGTCTGTTGATGCTCTATTTTTTCTTACCCAATATTCGTATTCAGAAAATCCGCTATATTCTGCCTGGAACAAGCTTTGTTCTTTTGGTTATGACATCCGTTGGCAAGCTTTTCACTATCTATGTGGATAACTATGCCAATCGCTTGTTGGATTTTCGTATGGTTACAGCCGTTATCTTCCTAGTTTTCATGCTCTGGTTTATATTTATGGCTCAGGTCTTGATTATTGGAGCGGTTATCAATGCCAGCGTTCAAAGTATGCAAGTAGAAGAATTTCATGCAAGAGATGGGGATATTGTTTCCATCTTGAACAGAATAAAAAGTCGCTTTACACCGATAGATAAAGAATAA
- a CDS encoding QueT transporter family protein, with amino-acid sequence MNTSKWTARDMAEIALVAAIYVALTLTPPLNAISFGAIQFRLSEMLNFLAFYNRKYIIAVTIGCMISNLIGFGVIDLFVGGFSTLVFVSLGVILFEKYKKDYLFGGLFNKAFFYFSFFFAATMFTIALELKFLYDLPFFLTWLTTAGGELLSLLVGAVVIDKLAKKINFER; translated from the coding sequence ATGAATACATCTAAATGGACTGCCAGAGATATGGCAGAGATTGCTCTTGTTGCGGCTATCTATGTGGCTTTGACTCTGACACCACCATTGAACGCCATTTCCTTCGGAGCCATTCAGTTCCGCTTGTCAGAAATGCTCAATTTCTTGGCCTTTTACAACCGTAAGTATATTATTGCCGTGACCATCGGTTGTATGATTTCCAACTTGATTGGTTTCGGTGTGATTGACCTCTTTGTAGGTGGATTTTCAACCCTTGTCTTTGTTAGCCTTGGGGTGATTCTCTTTGAAAAATACAAGAAAGACTATCTCTTCGGAGGCTTGTTTAACAAGGCATTCTTCTATTTCTCATTCTTTTTTGCAGCGACCATGTTTACAATCGCTCTAGAGTTGAAATTCTTGTATGATTTGCCATTCTTCTTGACTTGGTTGACAACTGCAGGTGGAGAATTGCTGTCCCTATTGGTTGGTGCAGTAGTGATTGATAAGTTAGCGAAAAAAATCAATTTCGAAAGATAA
- a CDS encoding GNAT family N-acetyltransferase has protein sequence MTIWTSLAKCACFETERLILRPFSYEDGNDFYAIVAHPENLPFIFPALKDKNLALATMVEKFMRSPLGNWALIDKVSGRMIGALCFEKIDEGQLTAELSYFLKKDYWGQGLMTEAVKNLVFLTFYEIGLKELTIITHEENRASQMVAQKTGFVQVEQYRGSDRYSHKMRKYLRFSLKRADFR, from the coding sequence ATGACAATTTGGACAAGTCTGGCTAAATGTGCTTGCTTTGAAACAGAACGGTTGATTTTGAGGCCCTTTTCTTATGAAGATGGGAATGATTTCTATGCGATTGTTGCACATCCTGAAAATCTTCCTTTTATCTTTCCAGCCTTGAAAGATAAGAACCTGGCTCTTGCGACCATGGTTGAGAAATTTATGCGTAGTCCTTTGGGAAATTGGGCCTTGATTGACAAGGTTTCAGGGCGGATGATTGGTGCGCTTTGTTTTGAAAAAATCGATGAAGGTCAACTTACTGCGGAGCTCAGCTATTTCCTAAAAAAAGACTACTGGGGTCAAGGGCTGATGACGGAAGCGGTGAAAAATCTGGTCTTTCTGACTTTTTATGAAATCGGGTTAAAGGAATTGACCATCATCACCCATGAGGAAAATCGGGCCAGTCAGATGGTTGCCCAAAAAACGGGTTTTGTACAAGTGGAGCAATATCGTGGCAGTGACCGCTACAGCCATAAAATGAGAAAATACCTAAGATTTAGCTTGAAAAGGGCTGATTTTAGATGA
- a CDS encoding aldo/keto reductase, whose protein sequence is MKTYQLSNGVSIPKIAFGTWQIPDGEEAHRAVLYALEAGYRHIDTAQIYGNEASVGQAIADSSVAREDIFLTTKVWNDKIGVEDTLASVEGSMTKLGVDYLDLLLIHWPNPKAIRDGIGWKERNAQVWKALEDLYRAGKVKAIGVSNFMEHHLEGLLETAEITPMVNQIMLAPGTPQPELVAYCKSKGILLEAYSPFGTGTLFQSQEAADLAKEAGCSVAQLALAWSLEKGFLPLPKSTSPENIKANLEIEDLVISPEAVAQLDTLTGLKGQLDPDLAEF, encoded by the coding sequence ATGAAGACATATCAATTATCAAATGGTGTTTCCATTCCAAAAATCGCCTTTGGCACCTGGCAAATTCCTGACGGCGAAGAAGCGCATCGTGCGGTTCTCTACGCTTTGGAAGCAGGTTATCGTCACATTGACACGGCTCAAATTTACGGCAACGAAGCCAGCGTCGGTCAGGCCATTGCTGATAGCAGTGTGGCACGTGAGGATATTTTCCTGACAACCAAGGTATGGAATGACAAGATTGGTGTGGAGGACACACTGGCATCAGTTGAAGGATCCATGACCAAGCTGGGCGTGGATTATCTGGACCTACTCCTTATCCACTGGCCAAATCCAAAGGCCATTCGTGACGGCATCGGCTGGAAGGAACGCAATGCCCAAGTTTGGAAAGCCTTGGAAGACTTGTATCGTGCAGGTAAGGTCAAGGCTATCGGGGTGTCTAACTTTATGGAACATCACCTGGAAGGTTTGCTTGAAACGGCTGAAATCACACCCATGGTCAACCAGATTATGCTGGCACCAGGAACTCCTCAGCCAGAATTAGTTGCCTACTGTAAATCCAAGGGCATTCTCTTGGAGGCCTATAGTCCATTTGGTACAGGAACCCTCTTCCAAAGTCAAGAAGCCGCAGACTTGGCCAAGGAAGCAGGCTGCAGCGTTGCCCAACTGGCACTAGCTTGGTCCTTGGAAAAAGGCTTCCTACCCTTGCCAAAATCAACCAGCCCAGAAAACATCAAGGCTAATTTGGAGATAGAAGATTTGGTCATTAGTCCTGAAGCAGTTGCTCAGTTGGATACATTGACAGGTCTAAAAGGACAGTTGGATCCGGATTTGGCAGAATTTTAA
- a CDS encoding SprT family protein, translating to MDLNKYVQEVSLQDFGKEFRHQAVWNRRLRSTGGRFFPKDGHLDFNPKHLEEQGLEVFRKIVRHELCHYHLYFEKKGYRHGDRDFKQLLAAVDGLRYAPKLVETSKPSLIYSCQSCGQVYQRKRRIDLKKYRCGKCRGLLENNFIDHKRTSS from the coding sequence ATGGATCTGAATAAGTATGTGCAGGAAGTTTCCCTGCAAGACTTCGGTAAGGAATTTCGGCACCAAGCTGTCTGGAACAGACGATTGAGGTCAACGGGTGGTCGCTTCTTTCCTAAAGATGGCCATTTGGACTTTAATCCCAAGCACTTGGAGGAGCAAGGCCTAGAAGTCTTTCGGAAGATTGTCCGCCACGAGCTCTGCCATTACCATCTTTACTTTGAGAAGAAAGGCTATCGGCATGGGGACCGGGACTTCAAGCAACTGCTGGCTGCGGTGGACGGCCTGCGCTATGCTCCTAAACTGGTAGAAACTTCCAAGCCTAGTCTGATTTACAGCTGCCAGTCCTGTGGACAAGTCTACCAGCGCAAGCGCCGCATTGACCTCAAAAAATACCGATGTGGGAAATGTCGGGGGCTCCTAGAGAACAATTTCATAGATCATAAAAGAACCAGTTCTTAG
- a CDS encoding ISL3 family transposase, translating into MEQLNLITNFLRIKDKNITISNEYDLGTHLELHGHLDYTAPKCPKCKGQMAKYDFQKASKIPYLETAGYPLLIRLRKRRFKCKECGKIAVAETPLVKKNHQIAVAVNQKIAQLLIENQAMTHIAHRLSISTSSVIRKLNEFKFETDWNKLPEVMSWDEYAFKKGKMSFIAQDFNSLNVITILDGRTQATIRNHFLRYPRKVRNRVKVITMDMFSPYYKLARQLFPNAKIVLDRFHIVQHLSRAMNRVRIQIMNQLDRKSQEYRALKRYWKLIQQDSRKLSDKRFYRPMFRMHLTNKEILEKLLSYSDELRQHYELYQFLLFHFQEKNSDHFFSLIEQEIASVNPIFQTVFKTFLKDKDKVLNAMELPYSNAKLEATNNLIKVIKRNAFGFRNFENFRKRILIALNIKKERTNFVLSRC; encoded by the coding sequence ATGGAACAACTAAATCTTATCACAAATTTTCTCAGAATTAAAGACAAAAATATTACTATCTCTAATGAATATGACCTGGGAACTCACTTAGAACTCCACGGTCACTTGGATTACACAGCCCCTAAATGCCCAAAATGCAAGGGACAAATGGCAAAATACGACTTCCAGAAGGCCTCCAAAATTCCCTACCTAGAAACTGCTGGCTATCCCTTACTTATCCGCCTTAGAAAGCGTCGTTTCAAGTGCAAGGAATGTGGGAAAATAGCGGTCGCTGAAACTCCTCTTGTCAAGAAGAACCACCAAATCGCTGTCGCAGTTAACCAGAAGATCGCTCAATTACTCATCGAAAATCAAGCAATGACACATATCGCACACAGGCTATCCATCTCAACATCATCAGTTATTCGAAAACTAAATGAGTTCAAGTTTGAAACGGATTGGAACAAGCTTCCAGAAGTCATGTCCTGGGACGAGTATGCCTTCAAGAAGGGGAAGATGAGCTTTATCGCACAAGATTTCAACTCCCTGAATGTCATAACCATTCTGGACGGAAGAACTCAAGCAACCATTCGAAACCACTTTCTGCGCTATCCTAGAAAGGTTAGAAATCGGGTCAAAGTCATTACCATGGATATGTTTAGTCCCTACTACAAATTGGCTAGACAACTATTTCCAAACGCCAAGATTGTACTCGACCGCTTTCATATCGTGCAACACCTTAGTCGTGCTATGAACCGTGTCCGTATTCAAATTATGAACCAACTTGATAGAAAATCGCAGGAATACCGAGCCTTGAAACGCTACTGGAAATTGATACAACAGGATAGTCGTAAACTCAGCGATAAACGATTTTATCGCCCTATGTTTCGGATGCATTTAACCAACAAGGAAATTCTAGAAAAACTCCTATCCTACTCAGATGAGCTCCGACAGCACTATGAACTCTATCAATTTCTCTTGTTCCATTTCCAAGAGAAAAATTCAGATCATTTCTTCAGTCTCATCGAACAGGAAATAGCCTCTGTTAATCCTATTTTCCAGACGGTATTTAAGACATTTCTAAAGGATAAAGACAAGGTTTTAAACGCCATGGAATTGCCTTATTCCAATGCCAAACTGGAAGCTACCAACAATCTCATCAAAGTCATTAAGAGAAATGCCTTTGGTTTTAGGAACTTTGAAAACTTTAGAAAACGCATTTTGATTGCTTTGAACATAAAGAAAGAGAGAACGAATTTCGTCCTCTCTAGGTGTTAG
- a CDS encoding type I restriction-modification system subunit M → MITSEEIKLRLWNGANELRGSMDASRYKDYMLGLMFYKFLSDQTLKTFASTAGVGNESNWYQEYILAHQEYGTELEKMIQDVLGYFVRPEHLYQTWVKDMNEGRFEVQKVTDSLSQFERSIAVANGSDDFQGLFASSTLDLTDTALGSNLNERSKNIQALIRLFEDLDMVALQNGDVLGDAYEYLIGQFAMESGKKAGEFYTPHQVSEVMAQIVATNSSISSIYDPTVGSGSLLLTVKKHLSEDKQKSLNYYGQEKNTATYNLTRMNLLLHGVRPERMSIKNGDTLSQDWPEDPERPNEGVQFDAVVMNPPYSVKNWNRSGLKPSDPRFEIAGVLPPDSKGDFAFLLHGLYHLGTHGTMAIVLPHGVLFRGAAEGEIRKRLLEKNQIDAVIGLPSNLFTNTGIPVCIIILKKNRDLNEPVLFIDASRNFIKAGKQNALQEKDIAKIVDVYTNRTEEDGYSHLASRQELIQNDYNMNIPRYVTALDEEIPHDVDAHLYGGIPKKNIQSLRVLNQTVKEVLDNAFSENRPGYLTLNQTLEEFSRAVLSSPVVRAEYEQVQSTIAAFIEEYWTKLHRLQTETNTRLLKEAMLADIKKRLSQFDQIDIYEGYQIIAEIWTKTLTHDAELIEQLGFYEAGRTREPNMVAKGKNKEKVQDGWNGVIIPNSLIASECYGDELAHIDSLKNRISEIDSEVSELVENAKVEDSDEYNALFDVLKKNEDGEALDSFEGKLVKAALKQAVKGSTEFGFLKQVDDLAKEKSTLAKDIKTKEQELKELVSNRIQVLTDEEVDQLLYKKWFGHVTDKALELVELPLKAEIAIIEELHNRYAETLDDMDAEIALLERELENLMKELVVLS, encoded by the coding sequence ATGATTACTTCTGAAGAGATTAAATTACGTCTATGGAATGGTGCCAATGAACTCCGTGGCTCTATGGATGCCAGTCGTTATAAGGACTATATGCTTGGGCTCATGTTCTACAAGTTTTTAAGTGACCAAACCCTGAAAACATTTGCTTCAACAGCCGGTGTGGGAAATGAGAGCAATTGGTATCAAGAGTACATCCTTGCCCACCAAGAATACGGTACGGAATTGGAAAAGATGATCCAGGATGTTTTGGGTTATTTTGTCCGTCCTGAGCACCTCTATCAAACCTGGGTCAAGGATATGAATGAGGGCAGGTTTGAAGTCCAAAAAGTAACGGATAGCTTGAGCCAGTTTGAGCGGAGTATCGCTGTTGCTAATGGTTCGGATGATTTTCAAGGCCTATTTGCCAGCTCAACCCTTGACTTGACAGATACAGCACTGGGAAGCAATCTCAATGAACGCAGTAAAAATATTCAAGCCCTCATCCGTTTGTTCGAGGATTTGGACATGGTTGCCCTGCAAAATGGAGATGTCTTGGGAGATGCTTATGAATACCTGATTGGTCAATTTGCCATGGAATCTGGTAAAAAGGCGGGTGAGTTCTACACGCCTCACCAAGTTAGCGAAGTCATGGCTCAGATTGTTGCGACCAATTCTTCTATTTCATCCATCTATGACCCAACGGTTGGGTCAGGTTCCCTCCTTTTGACCGTAAAAAAACACCTGTCAGAAGACAAACAAAAAAGCTTAAACTACTACGGTCAGGAGAAGAATACAGCTACCTATAACTTGACCCGTATGAACCTCTTGCTTCACGGTGTCCGTCCGGAAAGGATGAGTATTAAAAATGGTGATACCCTATCGCAAGACTGGCCAGAAGATCCAGAACGTCCAAATGAAGGTGTCCAGTTTGATGCGGTGGTCATGAACCCACCTTATTCTGTAAAAAATTGGAACCGTTCAGGCTTGAAACCGAGCGACCCCCGTTTTGAAATCGCTGGTGTTCTTCCACCGGACTCAAAAGGCGATTTTGCCTTCCTTTTACACGGCCTCTATCACCTGGGAACCCATGGAACCATGGCCATTGTCTTGCCACACGGTGTTCTCTTCCGCGGAGCAGCTGAGGGCGAAATCCGCAAACGCCTCTTGGAAAAAAATCAAATCGATGCTGTTATCGGTCTGCCAAGCAACCTCTTTACCAACACTGGTATTCCAGTTTGTATCATTATCCTCAAGAAAAATCGGGATTTGAATGAGCCTGTACTCTTTATCGATGCCTCACGCAATTTTATCAAGGCAGGTAAGCAAAATGCCTTGCAAGAAAAGGACATCGCAAAGATTGTAGATGTCTATACGAACAGAACGGAAGAAGATGGTTACAGTCACTTGGCAAGTCGTCAGGAATTGATCCAAAATGACTATAACATGAATATTCCACGCTATGTGACTGCTCTGGATGAAGAAATTCCCCATGATGTGGATGCGCATCTATATGGTGGTATTCCAAAGAAAAATATTCAGTCCTTGAGGGTGCTCAATCAGACAGTCAAAGAGGTTTTGGACAATGCCTTTAGTGAAAACCGTCCAGGCTACTTAACTTTGAATCAGACCCTTGAAGAGTTTTCAAGAGCAGTCTTATCCAGCCCAGTTGTTCGGGCAGAATATGAACAAGTCCAGTCAACTATTGCGGCCTTTATCGAAGAATATTGGACAAAATTGCATCGTTTACAAACGGAAACCAATACAAGATTATTGAAAGAAGCAATGCTGGCAGATATTAAGAAACGCTTGTCCCAGTTTGACCAAATTGATATCTACGAAGGTTATCAAATCATCGCAGAAATTTGGACCAAGACCCTGACCCATGATGCTGAATTGATTGAGCAATTAGGCTTTTATGAGGCTGGGCGTACCCGTGAGCCCAATATGGTGGCTAAAGGGAAGAACAAGGAGAAGGTTCAAGATGGCTGGAATGGGGTGATTATCCCAAATAGCCTGATTGCTAGTGAGTGCTACGGTGATGAACTTGCCCATATTGACAGCCTGAAAAACAGGATTTCAGAAATTGACAGTGAAGTCAGTGAATTGGTTGAAAATGCCAAGGTGGAAGATAGCGATGAGTATAATGCCCTCTTTGATGTCTTGAAAAAGAATGAAGATGGCGAAGCACTGGATAGTTTTGAAGGCAAATTGGTCAAGGCTGCTCTGAAACAAGCAGTAAAAGGCTCTACAGAATTTGGCTTCTTGAAGCAGGTAGATGATCTAGCCAAGGAAAAATCGACATTAGCTAAGGACATCAAGACCAAGGAGCAGGAACTCAAGGAATTGGTGTCCAATCGTATCCAAGTCTTGACAGATGAAGAAGTTGACCAACTCCTCTATAAAAAATGGTTTGGTCATGTGACTGATAAGGCACTTGAACTGGTTGAATTGCCATTAAAGGCAGAAATTGCCATTATCGAAGAACTTCACAATCGCTATGCTGAAACATTGGACGATATGGATGCAGAAATCGCTCTGCTTGAAAGAGAACTTGAAAATCTGATGAAAGAACTGGTGGTGTTATCATGA
- a CDS encoding Tex family protein, with translation MEEKYLKIAQELGVSLKQIDTVLSLTAEGNTIPFIARYRKDVTGNLDEVVIKSIIDRDKALTALADRKATVLAKIEEQGKLTDQLRQAIEEAEKLADVEELYLPYKEKRRTKATVAREAGLFPLARLILQNVADLEEQAAGFICEGFDTAQACLAGAVDILVEAISEDNKLRAWVYHEVQTNSSLTSELKDQEADEKEVFQIYYDFSEKVAKMQGYKTLAINRGEKLGVLKVSFEHNVDKMVRFFELRFPQSNSYIKDVIQQAIKKKILPAMERRIRTELTEEAEEGAIQLFSKNLRNLLLVSPLKGKVVLGFDPAFRTGAKLAVVDQTGKLLTTQVIYPVEPAGQRQIAQAKKDLADLIGQYQVEIIAIGNGTASRESEAFVADLLKDFPEVSYVIVNESGASVYSASELARYEFPDLPVEKRSAISIARRLQDPLAELVKIDPKSIGVGQYQHDVNQKSLSESLDFVVDTVVNQVGVNVNTASPALLAHVAGLNKTISENIVKYREENGALTSRQQLKKVPRLGDKAFEQAAGFLRIPDATNFLDNTGVHPESYKAVENLLALLDIDHLDEAAQEKLKQVAIADTAEKIGVGQETLKDIIADLLKPGRDLRDDFEAPVLRQDVLDVKDLVVGQELQGTVRNIVDFGAFVDIGVHEDGLVHISRMVKRKRDKNGRQQALPHPSEVLAVGEIVTVWVAEVDIKRNRIGLSLLKPNGSE, from the coding sequence ATGGAAGAAAAATATTTGAAAATTGCTCAGGAATTGGGCGTTAGTTTAAAACAGATTGATACGGTCCTCTCTTTGACGGCTGAAGGCAACACCATTCCCTTTATCGCTCGTTATCGGAAGGATGTGACGGGGAATTTGGATGAAGTAGTCATCAAGTCTATCATTGATCGGGATAAGGCCTTGACTGCTCTAGCTGACCGTAAGGCTACTGTCCTTGCCAAGATTGAAGAGCAGGGTAAGTTGACAGACCAGCTCCGTCAGGCTATCGAGGAAGCGGAAAAGTTGGCAGATGTGGAAGAACTCTACCTGCCTTATAAGGAAAAACGTCGGACCAAGGCAACGGTGGCGCGTGAGGCTGGACTATTCCCGCTGGCTCGGTTGATTTTGCAGAATGTGGCTGACTTGGAAGAGCAGGCGGCTGGTTTTATCTGCGAGGGATTTGACACTGCTCAGGCTTGCTTGGCTGGTGCTGTGGATATTTTGGTGGAAGCTATCTCAGAAGACAATAAACTTCGGGCCTGGGTCTACCATGAAGTACAAACCAATTCAAGCCTGACTTCAGAGCTAAAAGATCAAGAAGCAGACGAGAAGGAAGTCTTTCAGATTTACTATGATTTTTCTGAGAAAGTGGCGAAGATGCAGGGCTATAAGACCCTTGCCATTAACCGTGGGGAAAAATTAGGTGTTCTCAAGGTTTCTTTTGAGCACAATGTGGATAAAATGGTTCGTTTCTTTGAGTTGCGTTTTCCACAGTCTAATAGCTACATTAAGGATGTCATTCAGCAGGCTATTAAGAAGAAAATTCTACCTGCCATGGAGCGCCGTATTCGGACAGAATTGACGGAAGAAGCAGAAGAGGGCGCAATCCAGCTCTTCTCTAAAAACCTCCGCAATCTGCTCCTTGTATCTCCCCTCAAAGGCAAGGTTGTTCTTGGTTTTGACCCAGCCTTTCGAACAGGGGCCAAGCTAGCCGTGGTAGATCAGACTGGAAAGCTCTTGACAACCCAGGTCATCTATCCAGTTGAGCCGGCTGGTCAGCGACAAATTGCTCAGGCAAAAAAAGACTTAGCAGATTTGATTGGGCAATATCAGGTGGAAATCATAGCTATCGGAAATGGAACGGCCAGCCGTGAATCTGAAGCCTTCGTCGCTGATTTGCTCAAGGATTTCCCAGAAGTTTCTTACGTCATCGTCAATGAAAGCGGAGCTTCTGTCTATTCAGCTTCTGAGCTGGCGCGATACGAGTTTCCAGACCTCCCCGTCGAGAAACGCTCTGCCATTTCCATCGCCCGCCGTCTGCAAGACCCTCTGGCTGAATTGGTCAAAATCGATCCCAAGTCCATCGGTGTCGGCCAGTACCAGCACGATGTCAACCAGAAATCTCTGTCTGAGAGCCTGGACTTTGTGGTTGATACGGTGGTCAACCAGGTCGGTGTCAATGTCAATACGGCCAGTCCAGCCCTCCTTGCCCATGTGGCCGGCCTCAACAAGACCATTTCGGAGAACATCGTCAAGTACCGTGAGGAAAATGGAGCCCTGACTTCTCGTCAGCAGCTCAAGAAGGTGCCTCGTCTGGGTGACAAGGCCTTTGAGCAGGCAGCTGGTTTCTTACGCATCCCAGATGCGACTAACTTTTTGGACAATACTGGCGTGCACCCTGAGTCTTACAAGGCTGTAGAGAACTTGTTGGCACTGCTAGACATTGACCACTTAGATGAGGCTGCGCAGGAAAAATTAAAGCAGGTTGCTATCGCTGATACGGCAGAAAAAATTGGTGTCGGTCAGGAAACCTTGAAGGACATCATCGCAGACTTGCTCAAGCCAGGTCGTGATTTACGGGATGACTTTGAAGCACCAGTCCTCCGTCAAGATGTCTTGGATGTTAAGGACCTTGTAGTCGGACAGGAATTGCAAGGTACGGTCCGCAATATCGTGGACTTTGGAGCCTTTGTGGATATCGGTGTCCATGAAGATGGGCTGGTCCATATTTCACGCATGGTCAAACGTAAACGGGATAAAAATGGACGCCAACAAGCCTTACCACATCCAAGCGAAGTTCTTGCAGTTGGGGAAATTGTAACCGTCTGGGTGGCTGAAGTGGATATCAAACGCAACCGTATCGGTCTTAGCCTTTTGAAACCAAATGGATCTGAATAA
- a CDS encoding methionyl aminopeptidase: MITIKSQREIDAMNRAGDVLAGVHIGLREIIKPGVDMWEVEEYVRKTCKEKNVLPLQIGVDGELMDYPYATCCGLNDEVAHAFPRHYKLKEGDLLKVDMVLSEPLDKSVVDVSKLNFNDVKAMKKITQSYRGGCADSCWAYAVGQVSEEVQNLMDVTKECLYRGIEQAVVGNRIGDIGAAIQEYAEGLGYGVVRDLVGHGVGPTFHEEPMVPHYGTKGRGLRLREGMVLTIEPMINTGTWEIDTDMKTGWAHKTLDGGLSCQYEHQFVITKDGPVILTSQGEEGTY, translated from the coding sequence ATGATTACCATTAAATCACAAAGAGAAATTGATGCCATGAACCGTGCTGGCGATGTGCTAGCAGGTGTCCATATCGGTTTGCGTGAGATTATCAAACCAGGCGTGGACATGTGGGAAGTGGAAGAATATGTCCGTAAAACCTGTAAGGAGAAAAATGTCTTGCCCCTTCAAATTGGTGTTGATGGTGAGTTGATGGATTATCCTTATGCAACTTGCTGCGGGCTCAATGATGAAGTAGCCCATGCCTTTCCACGCCATTATAAGCTGAAAGAAGGCGATTTGCTCAAGGTTGATATGGTACTCAGTGAGCCTCTGGACAAATCAGTTGTTGACGTGTCTAAGCTCAACTTCAATGATGTCAAGGCTATGAAGAAAATCACCCAGTCTTATCGTGGTGGTTGTGCAGACTCTTGTTGGGCTTATGCAGTTGGTCAGGTGTCTGAAGAAGTGCAAAACTTGATGGATGTGACCAAGGAATGTTTGTACCGCGGTATCGAGCAAGCGGTTGTTGGTAATCGTATCGGCGATATCGGTGCTGCTATTCAAGAATATGCTGAGGGGCTTGGCTATGGTGTTGTTCGTGACTTGGTGGGTCACGGTGTGGGTCCAACCTTCCACGAAGAGCCAATGGTTCCCCACTATGGAACAAAAGGCCGTGGACTTCGCTTGCGTGAGGGGATGGTCTTGACCATCGAGCCAATGATTAACACTGGTACCTGGGAAATTGACACGGATATGAAGACTGGCTGGGCTCATAAGACACTTGATGGTGGTCTATCTTGCCAATATGAACATCAATTTGTCATTACCAAAGATGGTCCGGTCATTTTGACAAGTCAAGGTGAAGAGGGAACCTATTAA